The genomic DNA CCGCCGAAACGTGACGACTTCTTCGCCTCCTCAGTGCGCCAGGCACGGGCCGACGCCGAGCGCCAGCGGAAAGAAGAGTGTTCGGGCGGCAACCCCGCAATACGAGAAGCGCTGGAACCGGGGGACGGATACCAGGTGGTCGCAAGCTGGCATCTGGACCCGGGCTACCTGGCGCTGCTCTTCCGTTTCGAAGAGTGGTGGCGGAAACACGGCCCCGAGGACGTGCCGAAGGATCTCGTCTGGCGGGTGCTGCTGCGGCGCAGCCGCTTCCGGAGTCCCAGCCGGGTCGCCGCCGCGGCGGCCAACGGTACCGTGGCAAGGCCAACCAGCCTCGAACCGGTGCTGATTCGAGATCCGATCCGGCGCCGGCTGATCGCCCACCCCCAGGAGATCGCCTCTCGACTGCGGCCACAGGCTCTTCAGCCGGCGCACGGCTCCCTACCACCCGGGATTCGGGACCTCATCGAATCACCGCCGGAGCCCTTCCGACCGTCCATCGAAATCACTCCGGCCTTCGGCGCTCGCACCTTCTCCTTCACCCTCGGCGAGAGCATGGACCTACTGCGAGGGAGCCAGAATCGACGGCTCGCCCTGGTGCTGCCCGGCGGCGGGGTCAAGGCCGCCTACCAGTCGCGCCTGGTCGATGCTCTCTACGGCGAGCACTGGATTCACAACTCGGAATCGCGCCCCCTGAACGGGAATTCCCTCCCGGTCGACACCGTCGTAGGCACCAGCGGAGGTGCGCTCCTCGGCTACTTCGTCGCCCGCCTGAGCGAGCACAGTTCCTTCGACCTGGCCACCCTGTTGTGGAACGTACCGGAGACTTCACGCCGCTGCGCCCGCTCCGACGAAGCGAAGTCCCAGCCCGATGGCACACCTCGACCCGGTCAACAAAACGCGGCAGAAATCCGCACCCTGCGCAGCGGAGACATCTTCCCGGGCGGGGACTTCCTGCGCTACGCCAGCGTGCTGGTGGCCTTTCTCATCTTGAGCGCCGTGCTCTGGCTGGCGGCCTTTCCCCGCAAAAGCCCGCTACACGCCCATCCCATCCATCCGGATCGGCCGCCGGGACGCCGCCGCCTGACCTTCGGCGCGGCCTGGTTTCTGTTCGTCATTCCCCTGCTGGTCAAGGCCATCCACGGTCCGGAGCTGGCCGAACATATTCCCGAGATCGAGGGGCTCGTCTACGCCCTCGCCACCTTCCTGGCGGTCACCGCCGACCAGATCCTGGTGCGCCTAGAGGGGGACCCCGAAAATCCGCCGCCGGTCCACCCGGCGGGCGTCTGGAGGATCCCCGCCGTCTTCCTCGCGGTGGGCACGGTGATCGGCGGAATTCCCTTCCTCGTCCGCATCGAGAGCCTGAAGATCAACCATCAGTGGCTCGACGCTCCGGCACCCTTCGCGCTGGCGGCGAGCCTGCTCTACGGGCTGTTCTTGGCCGTCGGCTGGTGGATGATGCGGGGCCGGCGTCGATTCACCAAGGGTCAAATCGCCCTCTTGGTCAGCGGCATCGTCGCGGCCCCCATCGTCATGCTCGTCACCTCTCGCTTCTGGATCGCCGCCTTCGAGTTGTTGGGGGAAGCCGCTCTCTTCTTCCTCGGATTCTTGCTGGTCGCGCTGCTCCTGCTGCTGCGCGAGCTAGTGCCGGATCGATTCGAGCAGCCGCTCGCCGGCGGGCCGGTCGCCGGCTATCTCCTGCTGACCAGCACGGTGATCCTCAGCCTCACCCGTCCGGTGGGAGTTTGCGACCTCGGCCCGAATCTGATGGCACCCTCCGGCCTGGGACTGTCGATCGGCGCCCTGATGGTCAGCCTCGGCTCCCTCGTCTTCTTCGCCGGCTTGATCGCCGTCGTCTTCACCTCCGACCGCAGGTATGTGATCGCTCGCCGCGACGATCTCTTCGCCGGTCTGGCGGTTGCCGTGGGACACATCCTGCTGGTGTACCTGGTGCTCATCGGAGGAGCCTTCGTCGGCGGCCTTTCCAACCTCGAGCTGACCTGGGGGTTCTGGTTGCGCCTGATCGTGGTGGCCTTCGCCTGGAGCGTGCTGCTGGTCACCCTCGGCCTCTTCGGCCGCATTCCCTACCTGCAACGAGGCCTCAAGTTTCTCGCCTCCATGCACCCCAACGGCGCGTTGGTCAAACGGCGGCTCTTGCGCGTCGCCGGCATCGCCTTCCTCGCCCTGGTGTGGTGGAACCTGACCGTCGCGCCGGCGATCTACGGCAACCGCAAGGCGCGCTCTTATCTGGAGGCGGCGATCGCCCGCTTCGACCGACAAGAAGCTCCACGGCCGGCTCGCCTGAACACCCGCTTCCTGGTGCCCACCAACGTTCTCGATCAGTCGGAAGTCGGCTCGGAATCGGAACCCGACGGCGCCTCCGAGAGCACCTATTTCTTTCTCTTCTCACCGGGGGAACCGGCCCTGTCGCCGGGCGACGGCAGTGGCGCTCGATGGCTCTCCTACGGCACCGACTTCAGCGGGACGGCGTCCGAGAACCCGGACATCTTGACGGACCGTGAGCTCCTCGAAAAGGTGATCATGGCCTCCGGATCACCGTTCCCGATCTTTCCGGCAACCCGCATCGACGGCCTGCCGGGCAACGACGAAACCTATTGGATGATCGACGGCGGCTTCTCCAGCCTGGTGCCGGTGGACGCCGCCCTCAACGCCGAGAACGAGCAGATCCTGATCGTCCACTCAACCCACCCGTTGGGCCACCCGCGAGCCCCTTCAAGTTTCGGCGGTCTGCTCAAGAAGGTGCCGGGCAACCTCACCCAAAATCTTGGCCGCCTGCCGGCACATCTGTTCGGAGCGTCCCAGCGGGTGGATCAGATCAGCCGCCGGGAGTCCCTGGTGATCTCCTTGGCGCCACCTCAGCGGCGCACCCCTTGGCCGCCGCTCTTCGACTTCCGCAAGCGCACCGTCGACTGTTTGATCCACTGGGCGGAGGAAGACCTGGACGAGCGCATCGGCCTGGTGGAGAGCTGGGGCCAACCGAACTTCAGGGCGCCGGTGAATCTGACGCCACCCGCACCTCCGCGGACTCCGTGAAGAAGCGCTCCACCACATCGATGAACCACTGCGGATCGGACCCGGGAAAGCCGATGTGGCCGCCGCCGGGGGTTGCCAGCAGGTAGGCGGCGGGGTTTTCGGCCGCCGCCCGGCGCAGCTCCTCGACCACCAATCGCCCGAACAGCGGGTCATCCTCGGCCGCCAGGATCAACAGAGGACGACTCGCCCGCTCGATCGGCGGCACCGGATCCGACAGCGCCAGGGCGAGCGGCCCCGGCACGCCGGTGCGCCGCTCCAGGTGGGCGAGCATCGAGGCGAAAGGACCCGCCTCGGTGACGGGGATGTCCTGATCTTCGAGACGGCGGGTGAGCAGCTTGCGAAAGCTCCGGTCGATCAGCCCGAGGAGCCCGCGATCCTGCCAGTAGATGGGACCGCTGAAGGAATCGAAAACCTGTTCCAGGGCGGCCGGCGGTGAGACCGCCACGGCGCCGGCCCGCGGTGGATCCGGACGGCCGAGGGCGTGGAGCACATCGAGCGCCCCGAGGGAGAAACCGAGCAGCCCGACGGGCCGGTTCGTCTCGCCGGCGCCGTCCTGGGCCGCCCAGCGCCCCCAGCGAACGAGGTCGCCGCCTTCGGCGAGGCCGAGGGTGGGCAGCCAGGCGGGTTTCAACAGGCAGCCGTGCCAGCGCATGTCCGGCACCAGCACCCCAAAGTCGCGGGCTGCGAGAGCCTCCGCCGTGCGCCGCACGTAGGCGCTGTTGCGGCTATCGAACAGACCGTGCACCACCACCACCAGCGGCTTGTCCGGTGAGCCGGCGAAGCGGTAGCCGTGGAGCGGCGGCGCCCCCTCGACGGAAACACCCCGGAGATCCTCGAAGCCGTTCGGCGGATCGCTCTCGCAAGCGGTGGCGGCGCGCTGGTCAGCGCGTTTGCGGTCGAGGTCTCCTCGCACTACCCGGGAGGTACTGCGGAAGGCTCCTTCGGTCTTCGGTGGAATCGGTCCGGCGGCGTCGATACAGTGCCAAAGGTCCGCCGGCTCGGCGCCGCCTTCGCAACTCCAGGGCTCGGACTCCGGCAGCGGTGGCAGACTGCTGCAGCCGACGCCGAGCAAGGCGAAGGCGAGGAGTGCCGCCAACGCGGTGCCTCCGGCCACCCAGGTGCGCCGCCTCCAGCGCCCCGCCGACCTCATCCTCCGACGACCCGTGTTCATGACCGCAGTATCGTCCGCCGAAGGATGCGGCGCAAGGGGTCTCTCGCTCGACCTACCCCGCCGCTCCGAAGGAACTCACAGATAGGCTCATCCCTCCATTCCGATGTGCTAGCCTCGCCTCGCCTTGACCCTGCCGAATGACGGATCGACTCCGCCGCTAGGGACTCCAGAAAGCGAGGTCCCGACAACGCGGGAGCCCTCTCCAGACGACCGGACCTGGGGAGCCCTCGCTTCCCTACTGCTGTCCGGCGCCGTCTTCCTCTTCTACAGCCTGGTGCAAGGCTTCGGCATCGTCGCGGTGCTGGTGGTCCAGCCCTACGGCGAATTGAACGCCTTCGAGCCCGAACGCCTCATCAACCAATACTTCGGCCAGATCCTGTGGGTCGGCACCCTCATTGCCTTGCCCGTCGCCCTCGTCGCCCTGTGGCTGCTGACTCGCCTGAGGCGCCCCGGCGGCGTGGCCCAGTACCTCGGCCTGCGGGGGTTCCGCTGGTGGCAAGGATTGCTCTGGCTGGCGGCCACCTACGCCTTGGTGACCGCCATCACCTACGTCGCCACCGTCTTCGAGCGCCCGCCGATCCCGGACTTCATAGAGCAGGCGATGACCACCGCCGGCTTCATGCCTGGTCTGGTGTTGGCCGTTGGCCTGGCGGCGCCGATCATCGAAGAGTTGCTGTTTCGCGGCTTTCTCTACGAAGGGCTGGCCAAAAGCCGTTTGGGTGAGGTGGGCGCCATCGTGCTGATCAGCGCCCTGTTCGCGGTGATCCACCTACAGTACGACGCCTTCGACATGTTCTCGGTGTTCCTCCTCGGGCTCCTGTTCGGTATCGTCCGCTGGCAAACCGGTTCGACCTGGCTGGCGATCCTCCTGCACGCCGCGATCAACCTTTTCGCCCTCTTCCAGTCGCACCGCTACCTGGAGAGCATCCTTTGAGCCTGCTCGCCGTCGCCGGAGTCTTGATCACCCTCACCGCCTTGCTGGCATGGCTCAACGAGCGCACCCTGCGCCTGCCGCCGGCGATCGGCGTGATGGTCGGTGGATTCCTGGCGTCCTTGGCGGTGCTGGGGCTGGGAGCGGCGGGCTTCGGCACCCGAGAATGGGCCGGCCAGCTCCTCGCGCGGGTGCCCTTCGACGACCTGCTGATGGAGGGCATGCTGAGCTACCTGCTGTTCGCCGGGGCGCTCCATGTGGACCTCTCGGAACTGCTCCGCCAGCGCTGGACGGTGCTGACCTTGGCCACCGTCGGAGTGGTGTTTTCGACCTTCCTGGTGGGCGGAGCCATCGTCTTTCTGCTGCCGCTCCTCGGTCTGGCCCTACCGTTCGCCTTTGCCCTGCTCTTTGGCTCGCTGATCTCGCCGACGGATCCGATCGCCGTTCTCGCCATCCTCAAGAAGGCCGGCGCGCCGTCGGAGCTGCGTTCGCTGATCACCGGCGAGTCCCTGTTCAACGACGGCGTGGGCGTGGTGGTGTTCTCGGTCATCGCCGGCATCGCCGTCCACGGCCGCCAACTCGACCCGGCGAGCATCGGCCTGCTGTTCGTCGAAGAGGCGATCGGCGGGGTGATCTTCGGCTTGGGCCTGGGCTTCGTCGCGTACCACCTGCTGCGCCGGGTGGATGACCACTCCGTCGAGGTGTTGATCACCCTGGCGACGGTGCAGGGCGGCTATGCCCTGGCCCTCGCCCTCCACACCTCCGGCCCCATCGCCATGGTGGTGGCCGGCCTGTTCATCGGCAACCGCGGGCGAATGTTCGCCATGTCCGACAACGTGCGCCGCCGTCTCGATGAATTCTGGGAGATGACGGACGAAATCCTGAACGCGATCCTGTTTTTGATCATCGGCCTCGAAGTGCTGGTGCTCGATTGGAGCCCGGCCAAAATCATCGCCGGCCTGGTGGCCATCCCGCTGGTG from Acidobacteriota bacterium includes the following:
- a CDS encoding patatin-like phospholipase family protein, which encodes MPSRTCFLAALAVLLGLTVGGFSGLQASEDCRPLRLGLPYDARSGEVQDEVLAILAEAWRPNDRCPRRVQVALGSPYHLLDWFHRSSLDLALLQDPAIALLLKDHPERPLQEVVVPPERATRLHSSASPVYWQATSSAASSTPPKRDDFFASSVRQARADAERQRKEECSGGNPAIREALEPGDGYQVVASWHLDPGYLALLFRFEEWWRKHGPEDVPKDLVWRVLLRRSRFRSPSRVAAAAANGTVARPTSLEPVLIRDPIRRRLIAHPQEIASRLRPQALQPAHGSLPPGIRDLIESPPEPFRPSIEITPAFGARTFSFTLGESMDLLRGSQNRRLALVLPGGGVKAAYQSRLVDALYGEHWIHNSESRPLNGNSLPVDTVVGTSGGALLGYFVARLSEHSSFDLATLLWNVPETSRRCARSDEAKSQPDGTPRPGQQNAAEIRTLRSGDIFPGGDFLRYASVLVAFLILSAVLWLAAFPRKSPLHAHPIHPDRPPGRRRLTFGAAWFLFVIPLLVKAIHGPELAEHIPEIEGLVYALATFLAVTADQILVRLEGDPENPPPVHPAGVWRIPAVFLAVGTVIGGIPFLVRIESLKINHQWLDAPAPFALAASLLYGLFLAVGWWMMRGRRRFTKGQIALLVSGIVAAPIVMLVTSRFWIAAFELLGEAALFFLGFLLVALLLLLRELVPDRFEQPLAGGPVAGYLLLTSTVILSLTRPVGVCDLGPNLMAPSGLGLSIGALMVSLGSLVFFAGLIAVVFTSDRRYVIARRDDLFAGLAVAVGHILLVYLVLIGGAFVGGLSNLELTWGFWLRLIVVAFAWSVLLVTLGLFGRIPYLQRGLKFLASMHPNGALVKRRLLRVAGIAFLALVWWNLTVAPAIYGNRKARSYLEAAIARFDRQEAPRPARLNTRFLVPTNVLDQSEVGSESEPDGASESTYFFLFSPGEPALSPGDGSGARWLSYGTDFSGTASENPDILTDRELLEKVIMASGSPFPIFPATRIDGLPGNDETYWMIDGGFSSLVPVDAALNAENEQILIVHSTHPLGHPRAPSSFGGLLKKVPGNLTQNLGRLPAHLFGASQRVDQISRRESLVISLAPPQRRTPWPPLFDFRKRTVDCLIHWAEEDLDERIGLVESWGQPNFRAPVNLTPPAPPRTP
- a CDS encoding alpha/beta fold hydrolase; translated protein: MNTGRRRMRSAGRWRRRTWVAGGTALAALLAFALLGVGCSSLPPLPESEPWSCEGGAEPADLWHCIDAAGPIPPKTEGAFRSTSRVVRGDLDRKRADQRAATACESDPPNGFEDLRGVSVEGAPPLHGYRFAGSPDKPLVVVVHGLFDSRNSAYVRRTAEALAARDFGVLVPDMRWHGCLLKPAWLPTLGLAEGGDLVRWGRWAAQDGAGETNRPVGLLGFSLGALDVLHALGRPDPPRAGAVAVSPPAALEQVFDSFSGPIYWQDRGLLGLIDRSFRKLLTRRLEDQDIPVTEAGPFASMLAHLERRTGVPGPLALALSDPVPPIERASRPLLILAAEDDPLFGRLVVEELRRAAAENPAAYLLATPGGGHIGFPGSDPQWFIDVVERFFTESAEVRVASDSPAP
- a CDS encoding type II CAAX endopeptidase family protein, with translation MTLPNDGSTPPLGTPESEVPTTREPSPDDRTWGALASLLLSGAVFLFYSLVQGFGIVAVLVVQPYGELNAFEPERLINQYFGQILWVGTLIALPVALVALWLLTRLRRPGGVAQYLGLRGFRWWQGLLWLAATYALVTAITYVATVFERPPIPDFIEQAMTTAGFMPGLVLAVGLAAPIIEELLFRGFLYEGLAKSRLGEVGAIVLISALFAVIHLQYDAFDMFSVFLLGLLFGIVRWQTGSTWLAILLHAAINLFALFQSHRYLESIL
- a CDS encoding sodium:proton antiporter, translating into MSLLAVAGVLITLTALLAWLNERTLRLPPAIGVMVGGFLASLAVLGLGAAGFGTREWAGQLLARVPFDDLLMEGMLSYLLFAGALHVDLSELLRQRWTVLTLATVGVVFSTFLVGGAIVFLLPLLGLALPFAFALLFGSLISPTDPIAVLAILKKAGAPSELRSLITGESLFNDGVGVVVFSVIAGIAVHGRQLDPASIGLLFVEEAIGGVIFGLGLGFVAYHLLRRVDDHSVEVLITLATVQGGYALALALHTSGPIAMVVAGLFIGNRGRMFAMSDNVRRRLDEFWEMTDEILNAILFLIIGLEVLVLDWSPAKIIAGLVAIPLVLGARWLTVGGAVTARRRRRTFPPGTVRLMTWGGLRGGISVALALSLPPSSERDLIVAITYVVVFFSILVQGLTVGPLVRLLSHPKTVPGGTAA